The Camelus bactrianus isolate YW-2024 breed Bactrian camel chromosome 12, ASM4877302v1, whole genome shotgun sequence genome includes a window with the following:
- the MYF5 gene encoding myogenic factor 5: MDMMDGCQFSPSEYFYDGSCIPSPEGEFGDEFEPRVAAFGAHKADLQGSDEDEHVRAPMGHHQAGHCLMWACKACKRKSTTMDRRKAATMRERRRLKKVNQAFETLKRCTTTNPNQRLPKVEILRNAIRYIESLQELLREQVENYYSLPGQSCSEPTSPTSSCSDGMPECNSPIWSRKSSSFDSVYCPDVPNVYATDKSSLSSLDCLSSIVDRITNSEQPGLPLQDPASLSPVASTDSQPATPGASSSRLIYHVL, translated from the exons ATGGACATGATGGACGGCTGCCAGTTCTCGCCTTCTGAGTACTTCTACGACGGCTCCTGCATCCCGTCCCCTGAGGGCGAGTTCGGGGACGAGTTTGAGCCGCGAGTGGCTGCCTTCGGGGCGCACAAAGCAGACTTGCAAGGCTCAGACGAGGATGAACACGTGAGAGCACCTATGGGCCACCACCAGGCCGGCCACTGCCTCATGTGGGCCTGCAAAGCATGCAAGAGGAAGTCCACCACCATGGATCGGCGGAAGGCGGCCACCATGCGCGAGCGAAGACGCCTGAAGAAGGTCAACCAGGCTTTCGAGACGCTCAAGAGATGCACCACGACCAACCCCAACCAGAGGCTGCCCAAGGTGGAGATCCTCAGGAATGCCATCCGCTACATTGAGAGCCTGCAGGAGCTGTTGAGGGAGCAGGTGGAAAACTATTACAGCCTGCCGGGGCAGAGCTGCTCCGAGCCCACGAGCCCCACCTCCAGCTGCTCTGATGGCATG CCCGAATGTAACAGCCCTATCTGGTCCAGAAAGAGCAGCAGTTTTGACAGCGTCTACTGTCCTGATGTACCAAATG TATATGCCACAGATAAAAGCTCCTTATCCAGCTTGGATTGCTTATCCAGCATAGTGGATCGGATCACCAACTCAGAGCAACCTGGATTGCCTCTCCAGGACCCGGCCTCTCTCTCCCCAGTTGCCAGCACCGATTCTCAGCCTGCAACTCCAGGGGCTTCTAGTTCCAGGCTCATCTATCATGTGCTATGA
- the MYF6 gene encoding myogenic factor 6, producing the protein MMMDLFETGSYFFYLDGENVTLQPLEVAEGSPLYPGSDGTLSPCQDQMPPEAGSDSSGEEHVLAPPGLQPPHCPGQCLIWACKTCKRKSAPTDRRKAATLRERRRLKKINEAFEALKRRTVANPNQRLPKVEILRSAINYIERLQDLLHRLDQQDKMQELGVDPFSYRPKQENLEGADFLRTCSSQWPSVSDHSRGLVITAKEGGSSIDSSASSSLRCLSSIVDSISSEEHKLPCVEEVVEK; encoded by the exons ATGATGATGGACCTTTTTGAAACTGGCTCCTATTTCTTCTACTTGGACGGGGAAAATGTTACTCTGCAGCCGTTAGAAGTGGCAGAGGGCTCTCCTCTGTATCCAGGGAGTGATGGTACCCTATCCCCCTGCCAGGACCAAATGCCCCCGGAAGCTGGAAGTGACAGCAGCGGAGAGGAACACGTCCTGGCGCCCCCAGGCCTGCAGCCTCCCCACTGCCCTGGCCAATGTCTGATCTGGGCTTGCAAGACCTGCAAGAGAAAATCTGCCCCCACCGACCGGCGGAAAGCCGCCACCCTGCGCGAGAGGAGGCGGCTAAAGAAAATCAACGAGGCCTTCGAGGCCCTGAAGCGGCGGACTGTGGCCAACCCCAACCAGCGGCTGCCCAAGGTGGAGATTCTGCGGAGCGCCATCAACTACATTGAAAGGTTGCAGGACCTGCTGCACCGGCTGGATCAGCAGGACAAAATGCAGGAGCTAGGGGTGGACCCCTTCAGCTACAGACCCAAGCAAGAGAAT CTTGAGGGTGCGGATTTCCTGCGCACCTGCAGCTCCCAGTGGCCAAGTGTTTCGGATCATTCCAGGGGGCTCGTGATAACTGCCAAGGAAG GAGGGTCAAGCATCGATTCGTCGGCCTCGAGTAGCCTTCGATGCCTTTCTTCCATCGTGGACAGCATATCTTCGGAGGAACACAAActcccctgcgtggaggaggtggtggagaaGTAA